From Pseudanabaena sp. PCC 6802, one genomic window encodes:
- a CDS encoding T3SS (YopN, CesT) and YbjN peptide-binding chaperone 1 translates to MQFQTPAQEACYDKIALWMREIFGKFPCARQDVPGLGLFMGSALVEVLIFPWGEDDATINARSYVVTDIERKPDLMRFLLEENARMIFGAFGLDVNGDIIFEHSIVGSTCDKKELESSVRAVLEIADEYDDKIVAQWGGQRALDRIR, encoded by the coding sequence ATGCAATTTCAAACGCCAGCGCAAGAAGCTTGCTACGATAAGATTGCCCTGTGGATGCGGGAAATCTTTGGTAAATTTCCCTGTGCCAGACAAGATGTACCAGGATTAGGTCTGTTTATGGGATCTGCCCTGGTGGAAGTACTGATTTTTCCCTGGGGTGAGGACGATGCCACGATCAATGCTCGTTCCTATGTAGTTACAGATATCGAGCGGAAGCCAGATTTGATGCGGTTCTTGTTAGAGGAAAATGCCAGGATGATCTTTGGCGCGTTTGGACTTGATGTCAACGGCGATATCATTTTCGAGCATTCAATTGTTGGCTCCACCTGCGATAAGAAAGAGTTAGAATCCTCAGTACGCGCCGTGCTAGAAATTGCTGACGAATATGATGATAAAATTGTAGCCCAATGGGGCGGGCAGCGGGCGCTAGATCGGATCAGGTAA
- the recG gene encoding ATP-dependent DNA helicase RecG: MESPESININRLQQALTVEAERGFNNLQGKQYYFAEFLHQSLGDAVDDEQWEQSERDRAYTLASAYSKYNELPLGDRQHLVAETRRLLYEVRRREIAESSPPPLKEKKPKTEALVTTTRKSLSLDTPLQYVEGVGVHVAARLERLELYTVEDVLHYYPRDHIDYARQIAITHLNDGDTVTVIGTIHRFNCFTSPKNPNLTIVEIILRDRTGQIKLNRFWTGKRYSNRGWQEQQKRLYPQGSTVAASGVVKRGKYGLTLEQFEIEVLEHTQDRIESDRIGRVVPIYPLTEGVSPELIRRVAIQCLPVAHKLPDPVPEKLQQDYNLIGLSTAVAQIHYPDDSEKLDAAIARLSFDKYFYRRLVSLYRRQQQQAIHFVPQSQLIEQLDKILPFQLTGAQQRAIAEIRGDLQGDTPMNRLVQGDVGSGKTIVAVYALLSAIEAGYQTALMAPTEVLTEQHYRKIVDWFSQLNLPVELLTGSTKASKRKEILRQLATGELPLVIGTHALIQDSVDFNQLGLVVIDEQHRFGRDQRSRLLQKGVDPHVLIMTATPIPRTLYLTNSEIDVSIIDELPPGRQPVQTTILRPSQRRDAYELMRREIAKGHQVYVVLPLVEESEKMEDVKAAVEEREHLQSIVFPNFQVGLLHGKMTSAEKDEAITQFRDRKTQILVATTVVEVGVDIPNASVMAIEHAERFGLAQLHQLRGRVGRGAAQSYCLLMSGSKTEAAQERLRVLEQSQDGFFIAERDFQMRGKGKDEGTEQSGHSGFSIDDRLSDEAARQEIYQIAREAAERIIKKDPTLDSFPQLKAEFDRHYQRLQGGSIFT; the protein is encoded by the coding sequence ATGGAAAGTCCTGAATCCATAAACATAAATCGCTTGCAACAAGCTCTGACTGTGGAAGCAGAAAGAGGGTTCAATAACTTGCAGGGCAAGCAATATTATTTCGCCGAATTTTTACACCAGAGCTTAGGAGATGCTGTGGATGACGAGCAGTGGGAACAATCCGAACGCGATCGCGCCTATACCCTCGCCAGTGCCTACAGCAAATACAACGAATTACCTCTAGGCGATCGCCAGCATCTCGTAGCGGAAACCCGACGATTGCTCTACGAAGTGCGCCGCCGCGAGATTGCTGAGTCCTCCCCGCCACCCCTAAAAGAGAAAAAACCTAAAACCGAGGCACTAGTCACAACTACGAGAAAATCGCTCTCCCTTGACACGCCACTGCAATACGTTGAAGGGGTGGGAGTGCACGTGGCTGCTAGACTGGAGCGTCTAGAACTATACACGGTAGAAGATGTCCTGCACTACTATCCTCGCGATCACATCGACTACGCGCGGCAGATCGCGATCACCCACCTGAACGACGGCGATACCGTCACCGTGATTGGTACGATCCACCGCTTTAACTGCTTTACCAGTCCCAAAAATCCCAATTTAACCATTGTCGAGATTATCTTGCGGGATCGTACGGGACAGATCAAGTTGAATCGTTTCTGGACGGGCAAGCGCTATAGCAATCGCGGCTGGCAAGAGCAACAAAAACGCTTATATCCTCAAGGCTCTACGGTGGCAGCTTCAGGCGTGGTCAAGCGCGGCAAATACGGTCTCACGTTAGAACAATTTGAGATTGAAGTCCTGGAACACACCCAGGATAGAATTGAGTCGGATCGGATTGGTCGTGTCGTGCCGATTTACCCACTCACAGAAGGAGTCAGCCCCGAACTCATCCGTCGCGTTGCCATCCAATGCCTCCCAGTTGCCCATAAACTTCCCGATCCAGTCCCAGAGAAATTGCAACAGGACTATAATCTCATCGGTTTATCCACAGCCGTAGCGCAGATACATTATCCCGATGATAGCGAGAAATTAGATGCCGCGATCGCTCGCCTCTCATTCGATAAGTACTTCTATCGCCGCCTCGTATCCCTCTATCGGCGACAACAGCAACAAGCGATTCATTTTGTCCCCCAAAGCCAACTGATCGAGCAGTTAGACAAGATTCTGCCCTTTCAACTCACGGGGGCACAGCAACGGGCGATCGCGGAAATTCGCGGCGACCTGCAAGGCGATACCCCCATGAATCGCCTCGTACAGGGTGATGTCGGTTCTGGTAAAACGATCGTAGCGGTTTACGCGCTTTTGAGCGCGATCGAGGCAGGCTATCAGACTGCGCTGATGGCTCCCACAGAAGTCCTAACCGAACAGCACTATCGCAAAATTGTCGATTGGTTTAGTCAGCTCAACCTTCCTGTAGAGTTACTTACCGGATCTACAAAGGCATCAAAGCGGAAGGAGATTCTCCGACAACTGGCAACAGGGGAGTTGCCGCTCGTAATCGGCACGCATGCTCTAATTCAAGATAGTGTAGATTTTAATCAATTAGGATTAGTTGTTATCGACGAACAGCATCGGTTTGGTCGCGATCAGCGATCGCGCTTGCTCCAAAAAGGAGTCGATCCTCATGTCCTGATTATGACTGCTACGCCCATTCCCCGCACGCTCTATCTCACCAACTCTGAAATCGATGTCAGCATCATTGACGAACTCCCCCCTGGTCGTCAGCCCGTCCAGACAACTATCCTCAGACCCAGCCAGCGCCGCGATGCCTACGAACTAATGCGTCGCGAAATCGCTAAGGGGCATCAGGTTTATGTGGTGTTACCGCTGGTAGAAGAATCAGAGAAAATGGAAGATGTCAAAGCCGCCGTTGAAGAGCGAGAGCATCTTCAGAGCATTGTCTTTCCGAACTTCCAGGTGGGCTTATTGCACGGCAAGATGACTTCGGCAGAAAAAGACGAGGCGATTACGCAATTTCGCGATCGCAAAACTCAAATTCTGGTTGCTACCACCGTAGTAGAAGTGGGAGTTGATATTCCTAATGCCTCGGTCATGGCGATCGAACATGCCGAGCGATTCGGTTTAGCCCAGTTGCACCAACTACGCGGTCGTGTAGGGCGCGGTGCTGCCCAATCCTATTGCTTGCTGATGAGCGGTTCCAAGACCGAAGCTGCGCAGGAACGCTTGCGAGTTTTAGAACAATCCCAAGATGGTTTTTTCATCGCGGAGCGCGATTTTCAGATGCGCGGCAAAGGTAAAGATGAGGGTACGGAGCAATCGGGACATTCTGGCTTCTCGATCGACGATCGCCTGTCCGATGAAGCTGCGCGTCAAGAGATTTATCAAATTGCCAGAGAAGCTGCTGAGAGAATAATCAAAAAAGACCCAACGTTGGATTCTTTCCCACAACTCAAGGCCGAATTCGACCGTCACTATCAACGCCTTCAAGGTGGTTCAATTTTTACCTGA
- a CDS encoding thioredoxin family protein has translation MSAIEVEILGTGCKKCQQLAANAKEAIAKLGIDAEVIHITDVVEITKRGVMSTPAFAVNKTVISQGQIVSPDRIQQRLQELIS, from the coding sequence ATGAGCGCGATCGAAGTTGAAATATTAGGAACAGGTTGTAAGAAGTGCCAACAATTGGCAGCAAATGCTAAAGAGGCGATTGCTAAACTCGGCATTGACGCTGAAGTAATACACATTACAGATGTAGTTGAAATCACTAAGCGGGGAGTCATGTCTACTCCAGCATTTGCAGTGAATAAGACCGTAATTAGCCAGGGGCAGATCGTTTCTCCCGATCGAATTCAGCAGCGCCTTCAGGAACTCATATCCTAA
- a CDS encoding aspartyl protease family protein, translating to MPLPIEQEMGKVLVTLTITNRADQIRFEDGTIAPDQIRSIVLEDVLIDTGATTLCLPSDAIAKLGLKLLKEVDVTTATGISKARIFQDAKIFLGDREGTFECLELPGGKNALLGVIPLETLGIEIDLKHQTLKFLPISSTDTYLTIL from the coding sequence ATGCCACTACCAATCGAACAAGAAATGGGCAAAGTTCTGGTTACCCTAACAATAACCAATCGTGCCGACCAAATTCGGTTTGAGGATGGTACGATCGCGCCCGACCAAATCCGATCCATCGTGCTAGAAGATGTACTAATCGATACGGGAGCGACGACGTTATGCTTGCCATCTGACGCGATCGCCAAGCTAGGTTTAAAGCTGCTGAAAGAGGTTGATGTAACCACTGCAACGGGCATTAGCAAAGCTCGCATCTTTCAAGATGCCAAAATATTTCTAGGCGATCGCGAAGGCACGTTTGAATGTCTCGAACTGCCTGGCGGTAAAAATGCCCTATTGGGTGTAATTCCGCTCGAAACTTTGGGCATTGAAATCGATCTGAAGCATCAAACGCTAAAGTTTTTGCCTATTAGCTCTACTGATACCTATTTAACCATTCTCTGA
- a CDS encoding efflux RND transporter permease subunit — MNSEPKGHQHASLQHHKLGFVGNLAKKFIDSKLTPLIILMALLLGIGATLILPREEEPQITVPMADVFVQMPGASAKDVEQRVTAPMEKLIKELPGVEYVYSTSRPGSSLVIVRFLVGQNTEDSIVRLYNKLYANFDKIPPGASQPLIKSRSIDDVPVLTLTLWGEQATGAELRQIATQLDEQIKQIPDVSETTIIGGQKRQLRVDLDPIRLNAFGLTPLEISKALQSQNTELASGALSKNNQSFLVRTQSFIRSAVDAEGLTIAVANNRPVYLRDVATVTDGLEEPASYVFFGRGSTRSEEHKNKKEQATENTGETEAVTIAIAKRGGANAIQVSHRVLHKLEQIERNYIPKNVHLTVTRDYGETAAERSNELLFHMAIAIGSVTLLMWVAMGKKEAIVVAVSIPVTLSLTLASFVFYGFTLNRVTFFALIFSIGILVDDAIVVVENVGRHLELPANKTRLKLSANRRRTLKQIVLESVDEVGNPTILATATVIAAILPMAFVGGLMGPYMRPIPLGASAAMIFSALVAFIVVPWTTMRVFTGSSHADRDRAEDVLSRMYRRFMYPLVHYPKRGTTFLIATALALVLIVGGLAGFRLVILKMLPFDNKSELQVVIDMPEGSTLEQTAKVTREMGQYLVTIPEVVHYQSYVGTASPYNFNGLVRHYFLRSGSNVADIQVNFLPKGDRHLQSHDIAKTMRPKLKEIADRYGARLQVAEIPPGPPVLQTLVTEVYGPDYKEQIALAKQIYQLYRSTDGVVDANWYVEAPQTDYRLAIDREKAALNGITAAQISEVLQMSLSGQNVGLLHDENAREDVAIHLRFSQSSRTSLDDLKSLNLKGASGNLVPLSALVKTETTTADTSIYHKNLQPVVYILGDVSGRVESAVYAMLDLQPKIDKLIPATGAKIQTYLTEQPQNTETYAIKWDGEWQVTYEVFRDLGIAFAVVMVLIYALVVGWFQSFTTPLAIMVAIPFSLVGIMPAHWLMGSFFTATSMIGFIAGAGIVVRNSIILVDFIELRLQEGMPLEEAVIDAGAVRFRPMLLTAAAVIVGSAIILTDPIFQGLAISLMAGEVASLLLSRSAVPILYYKLWHHRKSNYKNFERDEGSETIARLAPSSDRPIGSSSQYPLE; from the coding sequence ATGAATAGCGAACCAAAGGGTCATCAACATGCCTCTCTGCAACATCATAAGCTAGGCTTCGTCGGTAACTTAGCCAAAAAATTTATCGACTCCAAACTGACCCCACTAATTATCCTAATGGCATTACTGTTAGGAATTGGCGCAACTTTGATTCTACCACGGGAAGAGGAACCGCAAATTACCGTACCGATGGCAGATGTGTTCGTGCAAATGCCTGGAGCATCGGCAAAGGATGTCGAGCAGCGCGTCACCGCGCCGATGGAAAAGTTAATCAAGGAACTGCCTGGCGTGGAATACGTCTACTCTACTTCGCGCCCTGGATCTTCTCTAGTAATCGTGCGATTTCTTGTGGGACAGAATACAGAAGATTCTATCGTTCGGCTTTACAACAAACTCTACGCTAACTTTGACAAGATTCCCCCTGGCGCTTCGCAACCGTTGATTAAGTCCCGCTCGATCGATGACGTACCTGTTCTCACTCTGACGTTGTGGGGAGAGCAGGCTACTGGCGCAGAATTGCGACAAATTGCGACTCAACTGGACGAACAAATCAAGCAGATACCTGATGTTTCCGAAACTACGATTATTGGAGGGCAGAAGCGACAACTCCGAGTCGACCTCGATCCAATTCGACTAAATGCGTTTGGATTGACACCGCTCGAAATCTCGAAGGCACTTCAGTCTCAGAATACCGAACTTGCTAGCGGTGCTTTAAGTAAAAATAATCAATCGTTTCTGGTCAGAACCCAAAGTTTTATCCGATCGGCAGTCGATGCCGAAGGACTGACGATCGCCGTTGCCAACAATCGGCCCGTCTATTTGCGGGATGTAGCAACGGTTACGGATGGCTTGGAAGAACCAGCTAGCTACGTATTTTTTGGGCGAGGAAGTACGCGATCGGAAGAACATAAAAACAAAAAGGAGCAAGCTACTGAAAATACTGGCGAAACTGAAGCTGTGACGATCGCGATCGCTAAACGCGGTGGAGCCAATGCCATTCAAGTATCTCATCGGGTTTTGCACAAACTGGAGCAGATCGAGCGTAATTACATCCCTAAGAACGTACATTTGACCGTTACTCGCGACTACGGCGAAACAGCCGCCGAACGTTCTAACGAACTGCTGTTTCACATGGCCATCGCGATAGGTTCCGTCACTTTGCTGATGTGGGTTGCGATGGGCAAGAAAGAGGCAATTGTCGTTGCAGTATCAATTCCCGTGACATTGTCGCTAACCCTGGCCAGCTTTGTTTTTTATGGATTTACGCTCAATCGGGTGACGTTCTTTGCTTTAATCTTCTCGATTGGGATTCTGGTAGACGATGCGATCGTGGTCGTCGAAAATGTCGGTCGTCATCTGGAACTACCAGCAAATAAAACGCGCTTGAAACTATCTGCCAATCGCCGTCGCACCCTGAAACAGATCGTACTGGAATCTGTGGATGAGGTTGGGAATCCCACAATTTTAGCAACTGCGACAGTAATTGCGGCAATCTTGCCCATGGCTTTTGTGGGTGGCTTGATGGGACCCTATATGCGCCCAATTCCGTTGGGAGCTTCTGCTGCCATGATCTTTTCGGCACTGGTCGCCTTCATTGTCGTTCCCTGGACGACGATGCGGGTATTCACTGGCTCCAGTCATGCCGATCGCGATCGCGCAGAAGATGTCCTGAGTCGAATGTATCGGCGCTTTATGTATCCTCTGGTGCATTACCCGAAGCGGGGAACGACTTTTTTGATCGCAACGGCACTAGCTCTAGTGTTGATTGTAGGCGGTTTGGCGGGATTTCGTTTAGTCATTCTCAAAATGCTACCCTTTGACAATAAGAGCGAGTTACAGGTAGTGATCGATATGCCTGAAGGTTCGACGCTCGAGCAAACTGCTAAAGTAACCAGAGAAATGGGTCAGTATCTTGTCACTATCCCTGAAGTAGTCCACTATCAAAGTTATGTCGGTACGGCTTCGCCCTATAACTTCAACGGCTTGGTGAGGCATTACTTTTTACGCTCGGGATCGAATGTTGCGGATATTCAGGTGAACTTTTTGCCTAAAGGCGATCGTCACCTGCAGAGCCACGATATTGCCAAAACCATGCGCCCTAAATTGAAGGAAATTGCCGATCGCTATGGTGCGCGCCTTCAGGTCGCTGAAATTCCACCTGGCCCTCCCGTGCTGCAAACCCTGGTGACCGAAGTGTACGGCCCCGACTACAAAGAACAAATCGCCCTCGCCAAGCAAATTTATCAGTTGTACCGCTCGACCGATGGTGTAGTTGATGCGAACTGGTATGTAGAAGCGCCACAGACCGACTATCGATTGGCGATCGATCGCGAGAAAGCCGCGCTGAACGGCATTACTGCCGCCCAAATTTCAGAAGTCTTGCAAATGTCGCTTTCCGGTCAAAATGTCGGACTGTTACACGACGAAAATGCCCGCGAGGATGTGGCGATTCACTTGCGCTTCAGCCAGTCGAGTCGCACCAGTCTCGACGATCTGAAATCTCTTAATCTCAAGGGAGCGAGTGGGAATTTAGTGCCGCTGAGCGCGCTGGTAAAGACGGAAACTACCACGGCAGATACCAGTATTTATCACAAAAACTTGCAACCTGTCGTGTATATTTTGGGCGACGTTTCCGGCAGGGTAGAGAGTGCGGTCTATGCCATGCTCGACCTGCAACCAAAGATCGACAAGCTAATTCCTGCGACAGGGGCAAAAATCCAGACCTACCTCACCGAACAACCCCAAAACACCGAAACCTATGCGATTAAATGGGATGGGGAATGGCAAGTCACCTATGAAGTCTTCCGCGATCTTGGCATTGCCTTTGCAGTGGTAATGGTGCTGATTTACGCGCTGGTTGTGGGCTGGTTCCAATCGTTTACAACCCCATTGGCAATCATGGTAGCGATTCCCTTCTCGCTGGTTGGAATTATGCCCGCTCACTGGCTGATGGGATCGTTCTTCACGGCAACCTCGATGATTGGCTTTATTGCTGGCGCTGGAATTGTCGTGCGTAATTCGATCATCCTCGTAGATTTTATCGAATTACGCCTGCAAGAAGGAATGCCCCTGGAAGAAGCCGTAATCGATGCTGGAGCAGTACGATTCCGTCCCATGTTACTAACTGCCGCCGCTGTAATTGTGGGATCGGCAATTATCCTAACTGACCCAATTTTCCAGGGATTAGCAATCTCACTGATGGCAGGTGAAGTTGCATCGTTGCTGCTATCGCGATCTGCGGTTCCGATTCTTTACTATAAACTATGGCATCATCGAAAATCGAACTATAAGAATTTCGAGCGCGATGAGGGTAGCGAGACGATCGCTCGCCTCGCGCCATCATCCGATCGCCCGATCGGTTCATCATCTCAATACCCGTTAGAGTAA
- a CDS encoding DsbA family protein, which yields MQPIHISYFSDVLCIWAYISQIRLDELVTNFQDKIAIDYHFVSIFGNAREKLENRWRDRGGLQGYSEHVREVAKKFDHITVHPDIWTNVAPPSSMSCHLFLHAVQLLEMKGIVEPSEKMFEKATWAFREAFFTKLANVCDREVQYKIAQELELPIAAIQAQIDSGEAHALLSKDFEQAKEHTVTVSPTLIFNEGRQRLNGNVGYRAIEANIRELLHNPPDEASWC from the coding sequence ATGCAACCCATCCATATCTCCTACTTCTCTGATGTTCTCTGTATTTGGGCATACATTTCTCAGATTCGTCTTGATGAATTGGTGACAAATTTTCAAGACAAGATTGCCATCGACTATCACTTCGTTTCGATCTTTGGCAACGCCCGCGAAAAGTTAGAAAATCGCTGGCGCGATCGCGGTGGTTTACAAGGGTATAGCGAACACGTTCGGGAGGTGGCAAAAAAATTCGACCATATTACCGTTCACCCTGATATTTGGACTAACGTTGCGCCGCCTTCATCAATGTCCTGTCACCTGTTTCTTCATGCCGTTCAGTTACTCGAAATGAAGGGGATAGTCGAACCATCAGAAAAGATGTTCGAAAAGGCAACCTGGGCGTTTCGGGAGGCATTTTTTACCAAACTGGCAAACGTCTGCGATCGCGAGGTGCAGTATAAAATCGCTCAGGAGCTAGAGTTGCCGATCGCCGCCATCCAGGCTCAGATCGATAGCGGCGAGGCCCATGCGCTGCTATCTAAGGACTTTGAGCAGGCTAAAGAGCATACCGTTACCGTCAGTCCCACCCTGATTTTTAATGAAGGGCGACAACGGCTCAATGGGAATGTGGGTTACCGCGCGATCGAAGCCAATATTCGGGAGTTGCTGCACAATCCACCTGATGAAGCATCCTGGTGCTAA
- a CDS encoding permease, whose translation MFDPFYPFDWLATQLVVQLFRLPIDSHLGSSLHFFFYDVPKVLTLLIVISFTIGTIEGLLPPEKVKNWLSGKRTILGNIMAATVGIVTPFCSCSAVPLFIGLLEGGVPVGVTFSYLISAPMTNEIAIALLWGLFGLKVTLIYISFGVTLAIFSGYIIGQLKLEHWVEPFVWEMQKVRSLENVNGNSPLPTQINWKHEFQQGWYAAREILQTVWLYVVIGIGVGAVIHGLIPTELVVQWAGRGNPFAVPIAVLIGAPLYANIAGVLPITEALVNKGMPLGTVLAFTMSVTAISFPEMVILRKVLCPQFLIVFASLVIIGIITIGYLFNAVI comes from the coding sequence ATGTTCGATCCGTTTTATCCATTTGACTGGCTTGCAACTCAACTGGTAGTGCAGTTATTTCGCTTGCCGATCGATTCTCATTTAGGGTCTAGTCTCCATTTCTTTTTCTATGACGTTCCTAAAGTGTTGACTCTGCTGATTGTCATCAGTTTTACCATTGGCACGATCGAAGGACTGCTACCACCGGAAAAGGTGAAAAATTGGCTCAGTGGGAAGCGCACAATTCTGGGAAATATCATGGCAGCAACAGTAGGGATTGTCACACCCTTTTGCTCCTGTTCGGCGGTGCCGCTATTCATTGGATTGCTGGAAGGGGGCGTTCCGGTTGGTGTGACCTTCTCCTATCTAATTTCGGCTCCCATGACGAATGAAATTGCGATCGCCCTACTATGGGGATTGTTTGGCTTAAAAGTTACGCTCATCTACATTAGCTTTGGGGTGACTTTAGCCATCTTCTCTGGTTACATCATCGGACAATTAAAACTCGAGCATTGGGTTGAACCCTTTGTCTGGGAGATGCAAAAGGTGCGATCGCTAGAAAATGTGAATGGCAATAGTCCATTGCCAACCCAAATCAATTGGAAACATGAATTTCAGCAAGGCTGGTACGCAGCTAGGGAAATTTTGCAAACAGTCTGGCTCTACGTTGTAATTGGGATTGGAGTCGGAGCTGTGATTCATGGACTTATTCCTACTGAGTTAGTCGTTCAATGGGCGGGGCGGGGCAACCCCTTCGCAGTCCCGATTGCTGTCCTCATTGGTGCTCCTCTTTATGCCAATATTGCGGGCGTTCTCCCGATTACCGAAGCGCTGGTCAATAAAGGGATGCCCCTGGGGACGGTTCTGGCTTTCACCATGTCAGTCACAGCCATCTCATTCCCAGAAATGGTAATTTTGCGAAAAGTCCTATGTCCTCAGTTTCTCATTGTGTTTGCCAGTCTGGTTATTATTGGCATTATCACCATCGGATATCTGTTTAATGCTGTGATTTAA